A window from Littorina saxatilis isolate snail1 linkage group LG9, US_GU_Lsax_2.0, whole genome shotgun sequence encodes these proteins:
- the LOC138976587 gene encoding serine-rich adhesin for platelets-like isoform X2 → MSRDGQPSIASAVHRALETGTRLPPLDDTEEVRDALMTYIPKNQHPATRKSDFDNGNGGQGQGTEKHGKSIPVRKGGKYKGEETDNGQGIAPSVLMLEALSRRRMDAVRQLHEVCPELLASIPLFDRGDRLQASQSLPNGSPQAPTTPSHSRHSAATEASSASTSILYTSNHCPFHKSSRLLDLSAENRALLVFILEQHPDVNRRSIKQQQQQAQGREENGTAVRGRLDRPSSSPEQPRELAAENEHPGPEPRADEDVLGILSAMRESTNREEGRENTRTDQEGQISEEKDPVYALDPTSPITICILKNNPEVLQYLLFKHVWQHFLLDEIFKTPQTSQVPDLVRERVYTCPECAWFMPCVALMGCPYLVDLMLCGKFCVNSGLTRQSCRSATKPIKKAAHSDDVPSRKGGIKNDGNRRENDTEQKEAKTESPQEEMMSDTPNTSASSLVNLDTPLASHSRQSLGSIQSLEASPQRVDSGARGPDTASQLESGTQSPAGSSSKLNEGISFQEQQSLLESVQECNKDPQTSSSNVPKPSNNLSHRSDSQDSERGSDLTVSEPLEQSQDSAEFSNEFIPGVSASSEQQQTSGSPPTSKTPTFTREPSTAGKPSNPDSATTSTDGLGGSRYRPQSGPVQATLPPDPNSLVSISLPIMDRWISRCMHVKAAPLHLACWRCDPASIRVLLRHGAAVTLLAEELESPDQEQGSEANVLDSEGSRPASTPSSETSLEMTLNFVSVTVNSSNFDISASNSSLEDMLKRTKKLGGTEEERGVLSALALLALGIRSPPDFSLSIGKSLGLVLPTLPELWGGQVDRSCPQARHLLMEALQLLVEAGCNVNQASTVFGKTFRVMELFLQPSVDLYYAPLMPRGGRDSAVLRCMDLERVAELVLGACWELCARGARLGPSFSSSLEWNLSHMDWMFLQNEALQRRFLHLAIFLGLFPPLDPASMIGGRNILSYGRTTSTGFLVNQLPSASDQREAGPSTGGVDITQHHLPPYTLPPRPSCVPWAPSTTATSTPPLSSGSSALGSEDGFLVGSERLQLRSTEVVASYYSNTATQAPQAPFRSTASAGSSVGFDSRSDSRGSLADSVLDNVGSLSSWSCEGENGHGFAGQAGMVEDGMSSAGHVAETNSVRQDADSSLQKEEEQSQETTAVLPTSSTADRSSTSPSAAVDTLGIRHSTATTEATTSSCATTSSTKETTSDQDGEPATDTNSDKTTSQHDMSTTGLDETPTSESIGMTTPSTGQRVTFSGGIPHAAPCLDGTSTASNTQNAQMTASPSDPQYSESTSTSFHIPHTPSNSMATEPQIAQTSGATFGNQGASVSGVTPATMPSPATTTAPTGHPTSVAMMRAQMALWALEERQRRTLEKFVNDVLRLSVPQASLGLMLRFACIADLRMLDGITQHMLATSTATTETPLQRLSETVRRAQSRSLRHCCKLVILVASRWRNSSLDCLPLPDSLKRYLADPFC, encoded by the exons ATGTCACGTGACGGCCAACCGTCCATCGCCAGCGCTGTCCACAGGGCGCTGGAAACAGGCACACGATTGCCTCCCCTGGATGACACGGAGGAAGTGAGAGACGCACTCATGACCTACATCCCGAAAAATCAGCATCCGGCCACTCGCAAGAGCGACTTTGATAATGGCAAcggaggtcaaggtcaaggtacagaaaagcacgGGAAATCGATCCCCGTGAGGAAAGGCGGAAAATACAAGGGGGAGGAGACAGACAACGGTCAGGGGATCGCCCCCTCTGTCTTGATGCTAGAAGCGTTGTCAAGGCGACGGATGGACGCCGTGCGACAGCTGCACGAGGTCTGCCCCGAGCTCCTGGCCTCCATCCCGCTCTTTGACCGAGGTGATCGTCTGCAGGCGTCTCAGTCCTTGCCCAACGGTTCCCCGCAGGCCCCCACCACCCCGTCCCACAGCCGTCACAGCGCCGCCACTGAGGCGTCCTCCGCCTCCACAAGCATCCTCTACACCTCCAACCACTGCCCCTTCCACAAGTCGTCCCGCCTGCTGGACCTGTCTGCCGAGAACCGCGCCCTGCTCGTCTTCATCTTGGAACAGCATCCGGACGTCAACCGACGGAGCAtcaagcagcagcaacagcaggcCCAGGGACGAGAAGAAAACGGTACGGCTGTTAGAGGGCGGTTGGACAGACCTAGCAGCTCTCCAGAACAGCCCAGAGAACTTGCAGCTGAAAACGAGCATCCTGGCCCTGAGCCCAGAGCTGACGAGGACGTGCTGGGCATTCTGTCCGCCATGAGGGAGAGCACGAACAGGGAGGAGGGAAGGGAGAACACGCGGACTGACCAGGAAGGTCAGATATCGGAAGAAAAGGACCCTGTCTACGCACTTGACCCCACCAGCCCCATCACCATATGCATTCTCAAAAACAATCCCGAGGTTCTTCAGTACTTGCtcttcaaacacgtgtggcaGCACTTTCTCCTGGACGAGATCTTCAAGACTCCCCAGACCAGCCAGGTTCCCGACCTCGTGCGAGAACGCGTCTACACGTGCCCAGAGTGCGCTTGGTTCATGCCGTGTGTGGCTCTCATGGGGTGTCCATACCTCGTAGACCTTATGCTGTGCGGGAAATTCTGTGTTAACTCTGGTTTAACGCGTCAGTCCTGCCGCTCTGCCACCAAACCTATTAAAAAAGCTGCCCATTCTGACGATGTTCCCTCGAGGAAAGGTGGGATTAAGAACGATGGAAATCGACGCGAAAACGACACAGAGCAGAAGGAAGCTAAAACAGAATCGCCGCAAGAGGAAATGATGTCAGACACTCCGAACACTTCAGCGTCATCGCTTGTGAACTTGGACACGCCGCTTGCAAGCCACTCCCGCCAGTCTCTGGGGAGCATCCAGTCTCTGGAAGCTTCACCGCAACGTGTTGACTCGGGTGCACGTGGCCCTGACACTGCATCCCAACTTGAAAGTGGCACACAGAGCCCCGCTGGATCCAGTTCAAAACTGAATGAAGGCATTTCCTTTCAAGAACAACAGTCTTTGCTTGAAAGCGTACAGGAATGTAACAAAGATCCCCAGACTTCGAGTTCCAATGTTCCAAAACCTTCAAACAACTTGTCTCACAGATCCGATTCGCAAGATTCCGAGAGAGGCTCAGATTTAACAGTTTCTGAGCCACTCGAGCAATCTCAAGATTCAGCTGAATTTAGCAACGAATTCATTCCTGGTGTTTCTGCTTCttcagaacaacaacaaacttcGGGTTCGCCTCCAACCAgtaaaactcccacgtttacACGGGAGCCCAGCACTGCTGGTAAACCGTCCAACCCGGACAGCGCTACTACTTCCACGGACGGTCTAGGAGGGTCGAGATATCGTCCCCAAAGTGGTCCCGTGCAAGCCACGCTGCCCCCTGACCCCAACAGCCTGGTGTCCATCTCCCTGCCCATCATGGACCGCTGGATCTCGCGCTGCATGCACGTCAAGGCCGCGCCCTTGCACCTGGCCTGCTGGCGCTGCGACCCGGCCTCCATCCGGGTCCTGCTGCGACACGGCGCTGCCGTCACGCTCTTAGCTGAAGAGCTCGAGAGCCCTGACCAGGAGCAGGGGTCAGAGGCCAACGTCCTTGACTCCGAAGGCAGCCGCCCGGCCTCCACGCCCAGCTCCGAGACCTCGCTAGAGATGACGCTCAACTTCGTCTCCGTCACTGTCAACTCCAGCAACTTCGACATCTCCGCGTCCAACAGCAGCCTGGAGGACATGCTCAAGCGCACCAAGAAACTAG GTGGGACAGAGGAAGAACGCGGAGTACTGTCCGCTCTCGCTCTGCTCGCTCTGGGCATCCGCTCTCCTCCAGACTTCTCGCTGTCCATCGGTAAGTCGCTGGGGCTGGTGCTACCCACCCTGCCCGAGCTGTGGGGCGGTCAGGTGGACAGGAGCTGCCCTCAAGCCAGGCATCTGCTGATGGAGGCCCTGCAGCTGCTAGTAGAGGCAGGCTGCAACGTTAACCAGGCCTCCACCGTCTTCGGCAAGACGTTCAG GGTAATGGAACTGTTCCTGCAGCCGTCAGTGGACCTGTACTACGCGCCCCTCATGCCTCGTGGCGGACGTGACTCTGCTGTCCTGCGCTGCATGGACCTGGAGCGCGTTGCTGAGCTCGTGCTGGGCGCGTGCTGGGAGCTGTGCGCCCGCGGAGCCCGGCTGGGACCCAGCTTCTCCAGCTCATTGGAGTGGAACCTGTCGCACATGGACTGGATGTTCCTGCAGAACGAAGCCTTGCAAAGAAGGTTTCTCCACCTGGCGATCTTCCTCGGCCTCTTCCCGCCCCTCGACCCCGCCTCCATGATAGGGGGGAGGAACATCCTGAGCTACGGCAGGACGACATCAACTGGCTTCCTGGTCAACCAGCTCCCCTCGGCTTCTGACCAGCGCGAGGCCGGACCGTCCACTGGTGGGGTGGACATCACGCAGCACCACCTCCCCCCTTACACCCTCCCTCCCCGTCCCTCCTGCGTGCCCTGGGCGCCCTCCACCACCGCCacctccacccctcccctctCCAGCGGCTCGTCAGCGCTCGGGTCGGAGGATGGCTTTTTGGTGGGCAGCGAGCGGCTTCAGCTGCGCTCCACGGAGGTGGTGGCTTCCTACTACTCCAACACCGCCACGCAGGCCCCGCAAGCCCCGTTTCGAAGTACCGCCAGTGCTGGGAGCTCTGTGGGGTTCGATTCTCGCAGCGACTCGCGAGGCTCACTGGCGGACAGTGTCTTGGACAACGTGGGTTCGCTGAGTAGCTGGAGCTGTGAAGGCGAGAACGGTCACGGTTTTGCCGGGCAGGCTGGAATGGTTGAAGATGGTATGTCGTCTGCGGGTCACGTCGCTGAGACCAACAGCGTGAGGCAGGATGCGGATAGCAGTTTGCAAAAGGAGGAAGAGCAGAGTCAAGAAACTACAGCAGTTTTACCTACGTCTTCCACAGCGGACCGGAGTAGCACATCGCCGTCTGCTGCAGTTGATACATTAGGTATCCGTCACAGCACAGCTACAACCGAAGCTACAACTAGTTCTTGTGCAACAACTTCAAGCACAAAAGAAACAACCTCTGATCAGGATGGCGAGCCTGCAACCGATACGAATTCTGATAAAACGACAAGCCAACACGATATGTCAACCACTGGCCTGGACGAAACTCCAACCTCGGAAAGCATAGGCATGACAACACCATCGACGGGTCAGCGCGTTACGTTCTCAGGCGGCATTCCACACGCCGCTCCGTGTTTGGATGGAACCAGCACGGCATCCAATACTCAAAACGCTCAAATGACCGCCAGCCCATCGGATCCGCAGTACTCAGAAtcaaccagcacttcattccaCATTccacatacaccatcaaacagtATGGCAACTGAGCCGCAAATCGCGCAGACATCGGGCGCAACTTTTGGAAACCAAGGTGCTTCCGTTTCCGGCGTAACACCCGCCACCATGCCATCTCCCGCCACCACGACCGCACCTACAGGGCATCCGACTTCCGTTGCCATGATGCGCGCGCAGATGGCGCTATGGGCGCTGGAGGAGAGACAGCGACGAACCTTAGAAAAGTTCGTGAACGATGTTCTACGTCTGTCCGTCCCACAGGCCAGCTTGGGTCTCATGCTCCGCTTCGCCTGCATAGCGGACCTTCGTATGCTGGACGGCATCACGCAACACATGCTGGCCACCTCCACGGCCACGACGGAGACGCCGCTGCAGCGCCTGAGTGAAACCGTGCGGCGCGCGCAGTCCCGCAGCCTGCGTCACTGCTGTAAGCTGGTCATCCTGGTTGCCTCCCGTTGGCGCAACTCGTCCTTGGATTGCCTCCCTTTGCCCGACAGTCTCAAGCGATACCTTGCGGACCCGTTTTGTTGA
- the LOC138976587 gene encoding serine-rich adhesin for platelets-like isoform X1 produces MWSYRLYRYPSPSSSSLVYGSGKAPEEIMSRDGQPSIASAVHRALETGTRLPPLDDTEEVRDALMTYIPKNQHPATRKSDFDNGNGGQGQGTEKHGKSIPVRKGGKYKGEETDNGQGIAPSVLMLEALSRRRMDAVRQLHEVCPELLASIPLFDRGDRLQASQSLPNGSPQAPTTPSHSRHSAATEASSASTSILYTSNHCPFHKSSRLLDLSAENRALLVFILEQHPDVNRRSIKQQQQQAQGREENGTAVRGRLDRPSSSPEQPRELAAENEHPGPEPRADEDVLGILSAMRESTNREEGRENTRTDQEGQISEEKDPVYALDPTSPITICILKNNPEVLQYLLFKHVWQHFLLDEIFKTPQTSQVPDLVRERVYTCPECAWFMPCVALMGCPYLVDLMLCGKFCVNSGLTRQSCRSATKPIKKAAHSDDVPSRKGGIKNDGNRRENDTEQKEAKTESPQEEMMSDTPNTSASSLVNLDTPLASHSRQSLGSIQSLEASPQRVDSGARGPDTASQLESGTQSPAGSSSKLNEGISFQEQQSLLESVQECNKDPQTSSSNVPKPSNNLSHRSDSQDSERGSDLTVSEPLEQSQDSAEFSNEFIPGVSASSEQQQTSGSPPTSKTPTFTREPSTAGKPSNPDSATTSTDGLGGSRYRPQSGPVQATLPPDPNSLVSISLPIMDRWISRCMHVKAAPLHLACWRCDPASIRVLLRHGAAVTLLAEELESPDQEQGSEANVLDSEGSRPASTPSSETSLEMTLNFVSVTVNSSNFDISASNSSLEDMLKRTKKLGGTEEERGVLSALALLALGIRSPPDFSLSIGKSLGLVLPTLPELWGGQVDRSCPQARHLLMEALQLLVEAGCNVNQASTVFGKTFRVMELFLQPSVDLYYAPLMPRGGRDSAVLRCMDLERVAELVLGACWELCARGARLGPSFSSSLEWNLSHMDWMFLQNEALQRRFLHLAIFLGLFPPLDPASMIGGRNILSYGRTTSTGFLVNQLPSASDQREAGPSTGGVDITQHHLPPYTLPPRPSCVPWAPSTTATSTPPLSSGSSALGSEDGFLVGSERLQLRSTEVVASYYSNTATQAPQAPFRSTASAGSSVGFDSRSDSRGSLADSVLDNVGSLSSWSCEGENGHGFAGQAGMVEDGMSSAGHVAETNSVRQDADSSLQKEEEQSQETTAVLPTSSTADRSSTSPSAAVDTLGIRHSTATTEATTSSCATTSSTKETTSDQDGEPATDTNSDKTTSQHDMSTTGLDETPTSESIGMTTPSTGQRVTFSGGIPHAAPCLDGTSTASNTQNAQMTASPSDPQYSESTSTSFHIPHTPSNSMATEPQIAQTSGATFGNQGASVSGVTPATMPSPATTTAPTGHPTSVAMMRAQMALWALEERQRRTLEKFVNDVLRLSVPQASLGLMLRFACIADLRMLDGITQHMLATSTATTETPLQRLSETVRRAQSRSLRHCCKLVILVASRWRNSSLDCLPLPDSLKRYLADPFC; encoded by the exons AGTGTACGGGTCGGGCAAAGCTCCGGAGGAGATTATGTCACGTGACGGCCAACCGTCCATCGCCAGCGCTGTCCACAGGGCGCTGGAAACAGGCACACGATTGCCTCCCCTGGATGACACGGAGGAAGTGAGAGACGCACTCATGACCTACATCCCGAAAAATCAGCATCCGGCCACTCGCAAGAGCGACTTTGATAATGGCAAcggaggtcaaggtcaaggtacagaaaagcacgGGAAATCGATCCCCGTGAGGAAAGGCGGAAAATACAAGGGGGAGGAGACAGACAACGGTCAGGGGATCGCCCCCTCTGTCTTGATGCTAGAAGCGTTGTCAAGGCGACGGATGGACGCCGTGCGACAGCTGCACGAGGTCTGCCCCGAGCTCCTGGCCTCCATCCCGCTCTTTGACCGAGGTGATCGTCTGCAGGCGTCTCAGTCCTTGCCCAACGGTTCCCCGCAGGCCCCCACCACCCCGTCCCACAGCCGTCACAGCGCCGCCACTGAGGCGTCCTCCGCCTCCACAAGCATCCTCTACACCTCCAACCACTGCCCCTTCCACAAGTCGTCCCGCCTGCTGGACCTGTCTGCCGAGAACCGCGCCCTGCTCGTCTTCATCTTGGAACAGCATCCGGACGTCAACCGACGGAGCAtcaagcagcagcaacagcaggcCCAGGGACGAGAAGAAAACGGTACGGCTGTTAGAGGGCGGTTGGACAGACCTAGCAGCTCTCCAGAACAGCCCAGAGAACTTGCAGCTGAAAACGAGCATCCTGGCCCTGAGCCCAGAGCTGACGAGGACGTGCTGGGCATTCTGTCCGCCATGAGGGAGAGCACGAACAGGGAGGAGGGAAGGGAGAACACGCGGACTGACCAGGAAGGTCAGATATCGGAAGAAAAGGACCCTGTCTACGCACTTGACCCCACCAGCCCCATCACCATATGCATTCTCAAAAACAATCCCGAGGTTCTTCAGTACTTGCtcttcaaacacgtgtggcaGCACTTTCTCCTGGACGAGATCTTCAAGACTCCCCAGACCAGCCAGGTTCCCGACCTCGTGCGAGAACGCGTCTACACGTGCCCAGAGTGCGCTTGGTTCATGCCGTGTGTGGCTCTCATGGGGTGTCCATACCTCGTAGACCTTATGCTGTGCGGGAAATTCTGTGTTAACTCTGGTTTAACGCGTCAGTCCTGCCGCTCTGCCACCAAACCTATTAAAAAAGCTGCCCATTCTGACGATGTTCCCTCGAGGAAAGGTGGGATTAAGAACGATGGAAATCGACGCGAAAACGACACAGAGCAGAAGGAAGCTAAAACAGAATCGCCGCAAGAGGAAATGATGTCAGACACTCCGAACACTTCAGCGTCATCGCTTGTGAACTTGGACACGCCGCTTGCAAGCCACTCCCGCCAGTCTCTGGGGAGCATCCAGTCTCTGGAAGCTTCACCGCAACGTGTTGACTCGGGTGCACGTGGCCCTGACACTGCATCCCAACTTGAAAGTGGCACACAGAGCCCCGCTGGATCCAGTTCAAAACTGAATGAAGGCATTTCCTTTCAAGAACAACAGTCTTTGCTTGAAAGCGTACAGGAATGTAACAAAGATCCCCAGACTTCGAGTTCCAATGTTCCAAAACCTTCAAACAACTTGTCTCACAGATCCGATTCGCAAGATTCCGAGAGAGGCTCAGATTTAACAGTTTCTGAGCCACTCGAGCAATCTCAAGATTCAGCTGAATTTAGCAACGAATTCATTCCTGGTGTTTCTGCTTCttcagaacaacaacaaacttcGGGTTCGCCTCCAACCAgtaaaactcccacgtttacACGGGAGCCCAGCACTGCTGGTAAACCGTCCAACCCGGACAGCGCTACTACTTCCACGGACGGTCTAGGAGGGTCGAGATATCGTCCCCAAAGTGGTCCCGTGCAAGCCACGCTGCCCCCTGACCCCAACAGCCTGGTGTCCATCTCCCTGCCCATCATGGACCGCTGGATCTCGCGCTGCATGCACGTCAAGGCCGCGCCCTTGCACCTGGCCTGCTGGCGCTGCGACCCGGCCTCCATCCGGGTCCTGCTGCGACACGGCGCTGCCGTCACGCTCTTAGCTGAAGAGCTCGAGAGCCCTGACCAGGAGCAGGGGTCAGAGGCCAACGTCCTTGACTCCGAAGGCAGCCGCCCGGCCTCCACGCCCAGCTCCGAGACCTCGCTAGAGATGACGCTCAACTTCGTCTCCGTCACTGTCAACTCCAGCAACTTCGACATCTCCGCGTCCAACAGCAGCCTGGAGGACATGCTCAAGCGCACCAAGAAACTAG GTGGGACAGAGGAAGAACGCGGAGTACTGTCCGCTCTCGCTCTGCTCGCTCTGGGCATCCGCTCTCCTCCAGACTTCTCGCTGTCCATCGGTAAGTCGCTGGGGCTGGTGCTACCCACCCTGCCCGAGCTGTGGGGCGGTCAGGTGGACAGGAGCTGCCCTCAAGCCAGGCATCTGCTGATGGAGGCCCTGCAGCTGCTAGTAGAGGCAGGCTGCAACGTTAACCAGGCCTCCACCGTCTTCGGCAAGACGTTCAG GGTAATGGAACTGTTCCTGCAGCCGTCAGTGGACCTGTACTACGCGCCCCTCATGCCTCGTGGCGGACGTGACTCTGCTGTCCTGCGCTGCATGGACCTGGAGCGCGTTGCTGAGCTCGTGCTGGGCGCGTGCTGGGAGCTGTGCGCCCGCGGAGCCCGGCTGGGACCCAGCTTCTCCAGCTCATTGGAGTGGAACCTGTCGCACATGGACTGGATGTTCCTGCAGAACGAAGCCTTGCAAAGAAGGTTTCTCCACCTGGCGATCTTCCTCGGCCTCTTCCCGCCCCTCGACCCCGCCTCCATGATAGGGGGGAGGAACATCCTGAGCTACGGCAGGACGACATCAACTGGCTTCCTGGTCAACCAGCTCCCCTCGGCTTCTGACCAGCGCGAGGCCGGACCGTCCACTGGTGGGGTGGACATCACGCAGCACCACCTCCCCCCTTACACCCTCCCTCCCCGTCCCTCCTGCGTGCCCTGGGCGCCCTCCACCACCGCCacctccacccctcccctctCCAGCGGCTCGTCAGCGCTCGGGTCGGAGGATGGCTTTTTGGTGGGCAGCGAGCGGCTTCAGCTGCGCTCCACGGAGGTGGTGGCTTCCTACTACTCCAACACCGCCACGCAGGCCCCGCAAGCCCCGTTTCGAAGTACCGCCAGTGCTGGGAGCTCTGTGGGGTTCGATTCTCGCAGCGACTCGCGAGGCTCACTGGCGGACAGTGTCTTGGACAACGTGGGTTCGCTGAGTAGCTGGAGCTGTGAAGGCGAGAACGGTCACGGTTTTGCCGGGCAGGCTGGAATGGTTGAAGATGGTATGTCGTCTGCGGGTCACGTCGCTGAGACCAACAGCGTGAGGCAGGATGCGGATAGCAGTTTGCAAAAGGAGGAAGAGCAGAGTCAAGAAACTACAGCAGTTTTACCTACGTCTTCCACAGCGGACCGGAGTAGCACATCGCCGTCTGCTGCAGTTGATACATTAGGTATCCGTCACAGCACAGCTACAACCGAAGCTACAACTAGTTCTTGTGCAACAACTTCAAGCACAAAAGAAACAACCTCTGATCAGGATGGCGAGCCTGCAACCGATACGAATTCTGATAAAACGACAAGCCAACACGATATGTCAACCACTGGCCTGGACGAAACTCCAACCTCGGAAAGCATAGGCATGACAACACCATCGACGGGTCAGCGCGTTACGTTCTCAGGCGGCATTCCACACGCCGCTCCGTGTTTGGATGGAACCAGCACGGCATCCAATACTCAAAACGCTCAAATGACCGCCAGCCCATCGGATCCGCAGTACTCAGAAtcaaccagcacttcattccaCATTccacatacaccatcaaacagtATGGCAACTGAGCCGCAAATCGCGCAGACATCGGGCGCAACTTTTGGAAACCAAGGTGCTTCCGTTTCCGGCGTAACACCCGCCACCATGCCATCTCCCGCCACCACGACCGCACCTACAGGGCATCCGACTTCCGTTGCCATGATGCGCGCGCAGATGGCGCTATGGGCGCTGGAGGAGAGACAGCGACGAACCTTAGAAAAGTTCGTGAACGATGTTCTACGTCTGTCCGTCCCACAGGCCAGCTTGGGTCTCATGCTCCGCTTCGCCTGCATAGCGGACCTTCGTATGCTGGACGGCATCACGCAACACATGCTGGCCACCTCCACGGCCACGACGGAGACGCCGCTGCAGCGCCTGAGTGAAACCGTGCGGCGCGCGCAGTCCCGCAGCCTGCGTCACTGCTGTAAGCTGGTCATCCTGGTTGCCTCCCGTTGGCGCAACTCGTCCTTGGATTGCCTCCCTTTGCCCGACAGTCTCAAGCGATACCTTGCGGACCCGTTTTGTTGA
- the LOC138976592 gene encoding uncharacterized protein C22orf15-like — MTLNMDPSSQSFIIVKYGDNKEAIFNPWCSTHTLLEWIRRKCDCDEDIILDLVDLEGQVKNLPSSSEEYASDYVTGRETYILIRVEKQGENGPNRYVSLLNNLDEYSPDLMVKLNNLSRPTTRNRNVKSRKNVRPNRNSAKTESSGKRPVSGERRSRQGK, encoded by the exons ATGACATTGAACATGGATCCATCATCTCAATCTTTCATTATCGTGAAGTATGGCG ACAATAAAGAAGCCATCTTCAACCCCTGGTGCTCCACGCACACACTGCTCGAGTGGATCCGGCGAAAATGCGACTGTGACGAAGATA TCATTCTGGATCTGGTCGACTTGGAAGGCCAAGTGAAGAATCTCCCCTCCAGCTCCGAAGAATACGCAAGTGATTACGTCACAGGAAGGGAAACCTACATATTGATACGGGTTGAAA AGCAAGGGGAAAACGGACCTAACCGCTACGTGTCACTGCTCAACAACCTTGATGAGTACAGTCCCGATCTCATGG tcAAACTGAACAACCTGTCACGGCCTACAACCCGGAACCGGAATGTAAAGTCACGCAAAAATGTGCGCCCAAATCGGAACAGTGCCAAGACAGAATCATCAGGCAAGAGACCGGTGAGCGGAGAGAGACGATCCCGACAAGGGAAATGA